From Trueperella pecoris, a single genomic window includes:
- a CDS encoding phage tail spike protein, protein MLTVHAPNATSFTATGLGLLDPHIIEARVVEELDGQYALSLVYPADGPLAEKLTLETIVAAPVPGNEVRQGFRIHEVTTTLDGLLEVTAFHVFYDLAGNFIADTFVVNKTAKGALDQLLHAATTPHGFTATSSDTATRATARLVRMSLASALMDTGQDNTFASRWAGEITRDNWHIHHSAQRGQDRGVVIRDRKNLTGYQSVVDLTSVVTRVVPVGYDGITLPELYIDSPKLDTYVTPRIRVIRYPHIKAISNPERPGEDEVPLDDAHTLLREAAHAEFTKGRVDEPAASYTVSFVELATTKEYADFADLETVILGDTVTVRHADLGVALTARVVGYGYDPLTRTYVSVELGSVAGKFTSITRQITSAVNAAEVAQDLAGVALASADGKTTNHYGPIHPATARLGDTWFRNNGENVEIWVYQITDTGEPGWVALATDLNHAQVTAELATARAEVEAAQQAADEAKATATAVSTRMDLAEADIDQARQAAMGAEAKAAEAELAADEAAAQVEQYDELISQAHARADEAYQSAAQTYDSSEAWFLQLTNADQDLSSSLSMLSNDLNLRVKAGEIISQINLSPETILISGSRIHISGATTIDEGTIMTAMIANAAITDAKIASLSAAKITTGTLSAARIAAGSITSDKLTIASGFIMTAMIANAAITDAKIASLSASKITTGTLAAARIAAGSITSDKLTIASGFIKTAMIADAAVTSAKIAALDAGKITTGTLSAARIGAGSITADKLATNAIQVGLAGWNSSIRISPTQIGWYSGTSLEGTITSAGLKFWYGTRYIGEMARRAKKDAADIQGIVNQLAYRGDYIAWSYQTTSSGDYYTCLTLDPKGRFYGRAGIHLGADLRMNGNKVYTSDTRYVMFQDVTFTGKGTYATLSGSNGLARIGFHTYDLLVTTNGTFYNMSRLFDRVKDLMTRVNSLIGRLNYGWIVSISGSGSNITWKNYANTGLSTMSTTLA, encoded by the coding sequence ATGCTGACTGTTCACGCACCGAATGCCACCTCATTCACCGCCACCGGGCTTGGGCTCCTCGACCCCCACATTATTGAAGCCCGTGTGGTGGAGGAGCTTGACGGCCAGTACGCGCTGAGCCTGGTGTATCCGGCGGACGGCCCCCTTGCCGAGAAGCTCACCCTCGAGACGATTGTGGCCGCTCCTGTGCCGGGTAACGAAGTTCGTCAGGGGTTCCGCATCCACGAAGTCACCACCACGCTCGACGGGCTCCTCGAAGTCACGGCGTTTCATGTGTTCTACGACCTGGCGGGGAACTTCATCGCCGACACGTTCGTGGTAAACAAGACCGCCAAGGGAGCCCTCGATCAGCTCCTGCACGCCGCCACCACCCCGCACGGGTTTACCGCAACCAGCTCCGACACCGCCACCAGAGCCACAGCTCGACTCGTCCGGATGAGTCTCGCGTCTGCGCTCATGGACACCGGTCAAGACAACACCTTCGCCTCCCGTTGGGCAGGTGAAATCACGCGCGACAACTGGCATATCCACCACTCTGCCCAGCGCGGCCAGGACCGTGGCGTTGTGATCCGGGACCGGAAGAACCTCACAGGCTACCAATCCGTCGTGGACCTCACCAGCGTGGTCACCCGGGTCGTGCCGGTCGGCTATGACGGAATCACCCTGCCCGAGCTCTACATTGACTCGCCCAAACTTGACACGTATGTGACGCCACGTATCCGGGTTATCCGCTACCCACACATCAAAGCAATTAGTAACCCCGAGCGTCCCGGTGAGGACGAAGTCCCACTCGACGACGCCCACACCCTACTGCGCGAAGCCGCACACGCAGAGTTCACCAAAGGCCGTGTGGATGAGCCTGCCGCCTCCTACACAGTGTCATTCGTCGAGCTCGCCACCACCAAGGAGTACGCCGACTTCGCTGACCTCGAAACCGTGATTTTGGGTGACACGGTCACCGTGCGCCACGCCGACCTCGGCGTCGCGCTGACCGCACGAGTCGTCGGCTACGGCTACGACCCACTCACCAGAACCTATGTGTCGGTCGAGCTAGGCTCGGTAGCAGGAAAATTCACCTCCATCACCCGACAAATCACCTCAGCAGTAAACGCGGCTGAAGTGGCCCAGGACTTGGCTGGTGTCGCGCTGGCATCAGCGGACGGGAAAACCACCAACCACTACGGACCCATACACCCCGCCACGGCTCGGCTTGGGGACACCTGGTTTCGAAACAACGGCGAAAACGTCGAGATTTGGGTTTACCAAATTACCGACACCGGCGAACCTGGCTGGGTGGCGCTGGCCACCGACTTGAACCACGCACAGGTCACCGCAGAGCTCGCTACTGCCCGCGCCGAGGTTGAGGCCGCACAGCAGGCCGCTGACGAAGCGAAGGCCACCGCCACGGCTGTTTCTACCCGGATGGACTTAGCCGAAGCCGACATCGATCAGGCACGACAGGCCGCGATGGGTGCGGAAGCCAAAGCTGCAGAAGCCGAACTGGCTGCCGATGAGGCTGCCGCGCAAGTGGAACAGTACGACGAACTCATCAGCCAAGCACATGCTCGAGCGGATGAGGCGTACCAGAGTGCCGCTCAGACCTACGACAGCAGCGAAGCGTGGTTCTTGCAGCTCACCAACGCAGACCAGGACCTGTCGTCGTCACTGTCGATGCTCTCAAACGATCTGAACCTACGGGTCAAAGCGGGCGAGATCATCTCGCAAATCAACCTCTCGCCAGAGACCATCCTCATCAGCGGGAGCCGTATCCACATCAGCGGTGCAACCACGATCGATGAGGGCACCATCATGACCGCGATGATCGCAAACGCCGCAATCACAGACGCGAAGATCGCCTCCCTGTCGGCAGCCAAAATTACGACCGGCACCCTGTCAGCGGCGAGGATTGCGGCAGGTTCGATCACGAGCGACAAGCTCACGATCGCCAGCGGGTTCATCATGACCGCGATGATCGCAAACGCCGCAATCACGGACGCGAAGATCGCCTCCCTGTCAGCGTCGAAGATCACCACCGGGACACTCGCAGCAGCCAGGATCGCAGCAGGCTCGATTACCAGCGACAAGCTCACCATTGCCAGCGGGTTCATCAAGACGGCGATGATCGCAGATGCGGCAGTCACGTCGGCGAAGATCGCAGCATTGGATGCGGGAAAGATCACCACCGGCACCCTGTCGGCAGCCCGCATCGGGGCAGGGTCAATCACCGCAGACAAGCTCGCCACCAATGCGATCCAAGTTGGCCTTGCCGGGTGGAATTCCAGTATTCGCATTAGCCCGACCCAGATCGGATGGTATTCGGGGACGAGCCTGGAAGGGACGATCACTTCTGCTGGTCTGAAGTTTTGGTACGGGACCCGCTACATCGGGGAAATGGCCAGGCGAGCGAAGAAGGACGCCGCCGATATCCAAGGCATCGTCAACCAGCTCGCTTACCGGGGAGACTACATAGCCTGGAGCTACCAGACGACCTCCTCGGGCGACTACTACACGTGCCTCACCTTGGATCCGAAGGGCCGGTTCTACGGACGCGCCGGTATCCACCTTGGAGCTGACCTGCGGATGAACGGCAACAAGGTCTACACCTCCGACACCCGTTACGTCATGTTCCAAGACGTGACCTTCACCGGCAAAGGCACCTACGCCACACTCTCGGGCTCGAACGGGCTGGCACGGATCGGGTTCCACACCTACGACCTGCTGGTCACAACCAACGGCACCTTCTACAACATGTCACGACTCTTTGACAGGGTCAAAGACCTGATGACCCGAGTCAACTCGCTCATTGGCCGATTGAATTACGGCTGGATCGTCTCTATCTCAGGCTCCGGCTCAAACATCACCTGGAAGAACTACGCCAATACCGGCCTGTCGACCATGTCCACCACCCTCGCCTAG
- a CDS encoding DUF1617 family protein → MRLLITNRHLGPIHDLLEAMELRPAQSRARSKLLELVKDAQLRFGADEYDLVTAHAILDDTGKPFIGQDGTFQLAEGTDLGEFLTLREQLLDSVAEVDGPTYTGHLADVAQLLSDYDESLSGQSAEAYNVLYDAVEAALGEAANTQGSETRE, encoded by the coding sequence ATGCGCCTACTCATTACCAACCGCCACCTCGGCCCCATCCACGACCTTTTAGAGGCTATGGAGCTACGCCCCGCTCAGTCGCGGGCGCGCTCCAAGCTGCTGGAACTGGTCAAGGATGCGCAGCTGCGGTTCGGGGCCGACGAATACGACCTCGTCACCGCCCACGCCATCCTCGATGACACCGGTAAACCCTTCATCGGCCAGGACGGCACCTTCCAGCTCGCTGAGGGCACCGACCTGGGCGAGTTCCTCACCCTGCGAGAACAGCTCTTGGACTCCGTGGCGGAGGTCGATGGCCCCACCTACACCGGCCATCTCGCTGATGTTGCACAACTGCTTTCCGACTATGACGAGTCGCTGTCTGGACAGAGCGCCGAGGCATACAACGTGCTCTACGACGCTGTGGAGGCCGCGCTGGGGGAAGCCGCGAATACGCAGGGCAGTGAGACCCGTGAGTGA
- a CDS encoding acetyl-CoA carboxylase, whose product MSELPQEVVIHPIEPASPDPVPVPPAKDAPIPVEEVKPSTGGLDLTDPILEVLTNPNL is encoded by the coding sequence GTGAGTGAACTGCCTCAGGAGGTGGTAATTCATCCGATCGAACCCGCCTCGCCCGACCCCGTCCCCGTCCCACCAGCCAAGGACGCCCCAATCCCGGTCGAGGAGGTCAAGCCATCGACAGGCGGACTGGATTTAACTGACCCGATCCTGGAAGTACTCACCAACCCCAACTTGTAA
- a CDS encoding phage holin family protein, whose translation MSLKAIWATIQTGLAGVAAAIGGFLGGLDGLIYALVAFVFADYITGVLAAIAERRVSSAIGFKGISRKIVLFALIGLAHLLDVHVIGTPGVLRTVTIVFYLSNEGISLLENTTRLGLPVPRQIRRALDLITRDVEGKPDLENHPNHTTPELEQNS comes from the coding sequence ATGTCGCTCAAAGCTATCTGGGCCACGATCCAAACCGGCCTCGCCGGAGTTGCAGCCGCGATCGGCGGATTCCTGGGCGGACTCGATGGCCTGATCTACGCCCTCGTCGCGTTCGTGTTCGCTGACTACATCACCGGTGTGCTCGCCGCGATCGCTGAACGCCGGGTGTCGAGCGCGATCGGATTCAAAGGCATTAGCCGAAAGATCGTGCTGTTCGCACTCATTGGCCTTGCCCACCTGCTCGATGTACACGTCATCGGCACCCCCGGTGTGCTGCGCACCGTAACCATCGTGTTCTACCTGTCCAACGAAGGCATCTCCCTGCTGGAAAACACCACCCGGTTAGGGCTTCCCGTGCCCAGGCAGATCCGGCGCGCACTGGACCTGATCACCCGTGACGTCGAAGGCAAACCCGACCTGGAAAACCACCCCAACCACACCACACCTGAACTGGAGCAAAACTCATGA
- a CDS encoding N-acetylmuramoyl-L-alanine amidase, translating to MTFSPLCKHTVSTKNYSSRSGNRITRLIIHYTAGGTDESNVRLLSRSHEYGRDVSCTYVLRRDGSLVGIVPEEYRPWTSGSFSADAPSVTVETVISPKGQATAAQMETLARLAADLSNRYGWGALNRSNIRGHREFAATDCPGPYLWPRMDQIVTRANQLRTGNKPTPAHAPAADIESLADAVIRGEYGNGQERKRKLGSKYSAVQARVNEKLAGKPAPTPKPAAKPAPPTGNIDALADAVIRGEYGNGEDRKRRLGAQYAAVQKRVNEKLAGENTAKPAVNIDALADAVIRGDYGNGEERKRRLGANYAAVQARVNHKLGIR from the coding sequence ATGACCTTCTCACCCCTGTGCAAGCACACCGTCTCCACGAAGAACTACTCCTCCCGGTCAGGAAACCGGATCACCCGGCTAATCATCCACTACACCGCTGGCGGCACCGACGAATCGAACGTGCGCCTGCTCTCACGCTCCCACGAGTACGGACGCGACGTGTCCTGCACGTATGTGCTGCGCCGAGACGGCAGCCTGGTGGGTATCGTCCCCGAAGAATACCGGCCCTGGACCTCCGGCAGCTTCTCTGCTGATGCGCCATCGGTCACGGTCGAAACCGTCATCAGCCCCAAGGGGCAAGCAACAGCAGCGCAGATGGAAACCCTCGCCAGACTCGCAGCCGACCTGTCCAACCGCTACGGCTGGGGCGCACTGAACCGGTCGAACATTCGCGGGCACCGTGAATTCGCTGCCACGGACTGCCCAGGCCCCTACCTGTGGCCGCGTATGGATCAGATCGTGACTCGCGCCAACCAACTCCGCACCGGCAACAAACCCACTCCTGCACATGCACCTGCCGCTGACATTGAGTCACTTGCTGATGCGGTGATCCGTGGCGAGTACGGCAACGGCCAGGAGCGCAAACGCAAGCTCGGCTCGAAGTACTCGGCAGTGCAGGCACGGGTCAACGAGAAGCTGGCAGGTAAACCTGCACCGACACCGAAACCTGCAGCCAAGCCCGCCCCACCTACCGGCAACATTGACGCCCTGGCTGATGCCGTCATTCGTGGCGAGTACGGCAACGGTGAGGATCGCAAGCGCCGCTTGGGTGCTCAGTACGCGGCCGTACAGAAACGCGTCAACGAGAAACTCGCAGGAGAGAACACTGCAAAGCCTGCCGTGAACATCGATGCTCTGGCTGACGCCGTCATTCGTGGCGACTATGGGAACGGTGAGGAGCGTAAGCGCAGGCTCGGTGCGAACTATGCCGCCGTGCAGGCGCGCGTGAACCATAAGCTCGGCATCCGATAG
- a CDS encoding recombinase family protein, whose protein sequence is MEQITPPPTNTSQVVNVAAYARISAETERTPLSLSSQVSYYQQLICGTPGWAFAGVFADSGISGTTTNRPQFQELLALARAGKINLILTKSISRFARNTVDLLETVRELKELGVEVRFEKENISSTSADGELMLTLLASFAQAESEQISQNVKWRVWTGFEEGKANGFHLYGYTDSADGTDVQIIEDEAEVVRWIFAQYMDKVSCEKMAAQLITEGRVPHLADNKLPGEWVRHLLKNPAYTGDLLLGRWSTPEGRPGRAVRNTGQLPQYLVKNAIPAIIDHATFDAVQTEIARRRELGAKANWAINTVTLTSKIRCVACDRSFVRAKRNPRTQHNITTERWICTNRRSGRANSCGTRELSDTALKKVIAEVLGIDSFDDDVVAERLDHIDVEGKDRLTFHLTDGTTCVRIWDPQLKKNSWTPAKKAAWGELVRARWAEAKRLGLDNPRQAPTPPEALAKYRAVAAAEAARLRAERGER, encoded by the coding sequence ATGGAGCAAATCACCCCGCCACCGACCAATACTTCTCAGGTCGTGAACGTGGCAGCCTATGCCCGGATCAGCGCAGAAACCGAACGCACACCGCTAAGCCTGTCCAGCCAAGTCTCGTACTACCAGCAGCTCATCTGCGGCACTCCCGGTTGGGCGTTCGCCGGGGTCTTCGCTGACTCTGGCATCTCTGGAACCACGACGAACCGTCCCCAGTTCCAAGAACTCCTTGCTCTGGCGCGGGCAGGCAAGATCAACCTGATCTTGACCAAGTCCATCTCAAGGTTCGCCCGCAACACCGTTGACCTGCTCGAAACCGTCCGGGAGCTCAAAGAACTCGGAGTGGAGGTGCGGTTCGAAAAGGAGAACATCTCCTCAACCAGTGCCGACGGGGAGCTGATGCTCACCCTGCTCGCCTCGTTCGCGCAGGCAGAATCAGAACAGATCAGCCAAAACGTGAAGTGGCGGGTCTGGACAGGCTTCGAGGAAGGCAAGGCCAACGGCTTCCACCTATATGGCTACACCGACTCAGCTGACGGCACCGACGTGCAGATCATTGAAGACGAGGCCGAGGTGGTGCGCTGGATATTCGCCCAATACATGGACAAGGTCTCGTGCGAGAAGATGGCCGCCCAACTCATCACCGAAGGCCGGGTCCCGCACCTGGCCGACAACAAACTGCCCGGCGAATGGGTACGCCACCTCCTGAAGAATCCCGCCTACACCGGCGACCTGCTTCTGGGCCGGTGGTCTACGCCTGAGGGTAGGCCCGGCCGCGCGGTGCGCAACACGGGTCAACTACCGCAGTATCTGGTAAAAAACGCGATCCCCGCGATCATTGACCATGCCACCTTCGACGCCGTCCAAACCGAGATCGCCCGACGCAGAGAACTCGGAGCGAAGGCGAACTGGGCGATCAACACGGTCACGCTCACGTCAAAGATCAGGTGTGTGGCCTGCGACAGATCGTTCGTGCGGGCAAAGCGCAACCCGCGCACCCAACACAACATCACCACCGAGCGCTGGATATGTACCAACCGCAGAAGTGGACGAGCCAACAGTTGTGGCACCCGCGAACTCTCAGACACCGCACTCAAGAAGGTCATTGCTGAGGTCCTGGGGATCGACTCCTTCGACGACGATGTTGTGGCTGAGCGGCTAGACCACATCGATGTGGAAGGCAAAGACCGTCTCACCTTCCACCTCACGGACGGCACGACGTGCGTACGTATCTGGGATCCCCAGCTGAAGAAGAACTCGTGGACCCCCGCTAAGAAAGCCGCCTGGGGTGAACTCGTGCGTGCCCGCTGGGCCGAAGCCAAAAGGCTCGGGTTGGACAACCCCCGGCAAGCACCAACACCACCCGAAGCGTTAGCCAAATACAGAGCGGTGGCTGCCGCCGAAGCCGCGCGTCTACGTGCCGAGCGAGGCGAACGCTAA
- a CDS encoding recombinase family protein, with protein sequence MARTVTAIPATRALHTGTPLGQTIVRRVAGYARVSTDHDDQLTSYEAQVDYYTRYITEHAGWQLVQVYTDEGITGTSTKHRAGFQQMVADALNGQIDLIITKSVSRFARNTVDSLTTVRALKDKGVEVYFEKEGIWTFDAKGELLITIMSSLAQEEARSISENVTWGHRKRFADGKVTIPYSRFLGYDKGEDGNLVINTEQAKLVRRIYNMYLGGMSIGAIARTLTDEPNTYTAAGNKTWHYQSVRSILTNEKYKGDALLQKSYVADFLTKKQVINQGEVPQYYVTASHEAIISPAVWDFVQAELAKGATNQRTQHRTRPFSSTFECGQCGHFFGSKTWHAGSKYEKVIWRCGHKYKGDTKCATGHIDDGRLKDMFVEAICLRFGSPADATVNHAVLDALDTSDLEVEAAGLIAQIDQVAKKLESLIARNARVAQDQQAYEKIFNAAHQQHQTLLAEHAAVVAEIQNKHNRLAAYRYYQQETAQLNVDQLLFSPYLCVTLLDKGTVSTDGAVTFQFRDGSCQEIPVTCSFGQP encoded by the coding sequence ATGGCCCGCACAGTCACCGCGATCCCCGCCACCCGTGCCCTGCACACCGGCACCCCGCTCGGGCAAACAATTGTGCGCAGGGTCGCCGGGTATGCCCGCGTGTCGACCGACCATGACGATCAGCTGACTTCCTACGAAGCCCAAGTCGACTACTACACCCGCTACATCACCGAGCACGCAGGCTGGCAACTGGTCCAGGTCTACACCGACGAAGGCATCACCGGCACCTCCACCAAACACCGTGCCGGTTTCCAACAGATGGTCGCCGACGCGCTCAACGGCCAGATCGACCTGATCATCACCAAGAGCGTCTCCCGCTTCGCCCGCAACACCGTTGACTCGCTCACCACAGTGAGGGCACTCAAAGACAAAGGAGTGGAGGTCTACTTCGAGAAGGAAGGGATCTGGACCTTCGATGCCAAAGGCGAACTCCTCATCACGATCATGAGTTCGCTGGCACAGGAAGAAGCCCGTTCCATCTCCGAGAACGTCACCTGGGGGCACCGTAAACGCTTCGCCGACGGGAAAGTCACCATCCCGTACTCCCGGTTCCTCGGCTACGACAAAGGCGAGGACGGAAACCTGGTCATCAACACCGAGCAAGCCAAGCTCGTGCGCCGCATCTACAACATGTACTTAGGCGGCATGTCCATCGGCGCAATCGCCCGCACCCTCACGGATGAACCGAACACGTACACCGCAGCAGGCAACAAAACCTGGCACTACCAATCGGTACGCTCAATCCTCACCAACGAGAAATACAAGGGCGACGCCCTCCTGCAAAAGTCCTATGTTGCTGACTTCCTGACAAAGAAGCAGGTCATCAACCAAGGCGAGGTGCCCCAGTACTACGTCACCGCCAGCCACGAAGCGATCATCAGCCCAGCAGTGTGGGACTTCGTCCAAGCCGAACTGGCCAAAGGCGCCACGAATCAGCGGACGCAGCACCGAACCCGCCCGTTCTCATCCACCTTCGAGTGCGGCCAGTGCGGGCACTTCTTTGGCTCGAAAACCTGGCATGCAGGCAGCAAATACGAAAAGGTCATCTGGCGCTGCGGCCACAAATACAAAGGCGACACCAAGTGCGCCACCGGCCACATCGACGATGGACGCCTCAAGGACATGTTCGTCGAGGCCATCTGCCTCCGCTTCGGGTCACCAGCCGACGCCACCGTCAACCACGCCGTGCTAGACGCGCTCGATACCAGTGACCTCGAAGTCGAAGCTGCCGGACTGATCGCTCAGATCGACCAGGTAGCAAAGAAACTCGAATCACTGATCGCCCGCAACGCACGCGTCGCCCAAGACCAACAGGCCTACGAGAAGATATTCAACGCCGCCCACCAACAACACCAAACCCTGTTAGCTGAGCACGCCGCCGTGGTCGCCGAGATCCAAAACAAGCACAACCGGCTTGCCGCCTACCGCTACTACCAACAGGAAACCGCCCAGCTCAACGTCGATCAGCTGCTCTTCAGCCCCTACCTCTGCGTCACCCTCCTCGACAAAGGCACCGTCAGCACCGACGGCGCCGTGACTTTCCAGTTCCGCGACGGATCTTGCCAGGAGATTCCAGTGACATGCAGCTTCGGGCAACCGTGA
- a CDS encoding restriction endonuclease, protein MDKNQGAFSEEKATDELNGMSLDSQRETARSAGAFDELLVQLRQMSDSERAKGNLFEQLVRTYLSNDAQMKAQFAQVLFWRDWVEGGLAGRPDTGIDLVAIEHDDMPADGVVKADTPAVAIQCKFYASGTSIQKAHVDSFLSESGKAPFKRRIFVETTGAPWGANAEEAVRGQHLPVSRIGLTDLRNSDIDWSSYDLEAPQVAPEKQARKMLRTHQVNAIRDVMEGFASHDRGMLVMACGTGKTFTSLKLAEKLAEQNGGSLRMMFMVPSLALMSQTLQEWSTEASISFDAWSVCSDTKVNRKRAERQDLADFSVVDLKTPPTTDAQKLADSLARAKFDAGLQVVFCTYQSIDIVHQAQEMSGDDWQDFDLIICDEAHRTTGVKLADEDESVFTRVHDNSYVRADKRLYMTATPRIYQPNVKNLAKEREAVLTSMDDVEVYGPEFHRLGFGAAVSQGLLTDYKVVVLAVPEEQIAKQFQLTEGQAYGELKLNDVGKLVGCWNALSKRRNPYSDATYSSDAVPMKRAVAFAKDINASKQISQEFPELVRVHLQDLTNDDETDNLEVQCEHVDGSMNAIERGEALDWLKDEPGKEHPVCRILTNARCLSEGVDVPTLDAVLFLNPRNSQVDVIQAVGRVMRKAEGKEFGYIILPVAVPAGIAPEEALNDNERFKVVWQVLQAIRAHDERFDNTINSIEYNNARPENILVDVVDLSGTPASGMFDGSAPGDEDSGSAPDQGTTTQGTFIFPAADWKDAVYAKIVKKVGTREYWDDWSADIADIASRYINLIENLLEEPENQDAFKVFVESLQATLNPAIDAAQAVEMLAQHLITKPLFDAMFPDQEFTAQNPVSIAMQGIVDRLAAYTVFEKEREPLAAFYETMTEKIRGIDNLAGKQDIMRTLYDKFFTKAFSRMQDRLGIVFTPVEVVDYILHSAEAVMQRHFGKSLADDGVAIIETFMPQRIQTRANLVLAV, encoded by the coding sequence TTGGATAAGAACCAAGGCGCTTTCTCGGAAGAAAAAGCAACTGACGAGTTGAACGGAATGTCCCTGGATTCGCAGCGGGAAACGGCACGTAGTGCGGGTGCTTTTGATGAGCTACTGGTGCAGCTGCGTCAGATGAGTGATTCTGAGCGTGCCAAGGGCAATCTGTTTGAGCAGCTGGTTCGTACGTATTTGAGTAACGATGCTCAGATGAAGGCGCAGTTTGCGCAGGTGTTGTTCTGGCGTGATTGGGTTGAGGGTGGCCTAGCTGGTCGCCCTGATACGGGGATTGATCTGGTGGCGATCGAGCACGATGACATGCCAGCAGATGGCGTCGTGAAGGCTGATACGCCGGCGGTTGCGATTCAGTGCAAGTTTTACGCCTCGGGTACGTCGATTCAAAAGGCTCACGTGGATTCTTTCCTCTCAGAATCGGGCAAGGCTCCATTCAAACGTCGTATTTTTGTGGAGACGACGGGGGCTCCGTGGGGCGCGAATGCTGAAGAGGCGGTTCGAGGCCAGCACCTTCCGGTGAGTCGCATTGGCCTCACGGATTTGCGCAACTCTGATATCGACTGGAGCAGCTACGATCTCGAAGCGCCGCAAGTGGCTCCCGAAAAGCAGGCTCGCAAGATGCTGCGAACGCATCAGGTTAACGCGATTCGTGATGTGATGGAGGGCTTTGCTTCTCATGATCGCGGAATGTTGGTGATGGCTTGCGGTACTGGAAAGACTTTTACTTCTCTGAAGTTGGCTGAGAAGCTGGCGGAGCAGAACGGCGGCTCGTTGCGCATGATGTTCATGGTGCCTTCGCTTGCGCTTATGAGCCAGACTCTTCAGGAGTGGAGCACGGAAGCGTCTATTTCTTTTGATGCGTGGAGTGTGTGCTCGGATACGAAGGTTAACAGGAAGCGTGCTGAGCGCCAGGATTTGGCCGATTTCTCCGTGGTGGATTTGAAGACGCCGCCGACTACCGATGCGCAGAAGCTTGCCGATTCTCTTGCACGTGCCAAGTTTGACGCCGGGTTGCAGGTAGTGTTCTGCACCTATCAGAGTATTGATATTGTGCATCAGGCTCAGGAGATGTCTGGTGATGATTGGCAAGATTTCGATCTGATCATTTGCGATGAAGCCCATCGAACGACGGGCGTGAAACTGGCTGATGAGGACGAGTCGGTATTTACCCGTGTTCATGACAATTCGTATGTGCGTGCTGATAAGCGCCTGTACATGACGGCGACTCCACGGATTTACCAGCCGAACGTGAAGAATCTGGCGAAGGAACGCGAAGCTGTTCTGACTTCGATGGACGACGTCGAAGTGTATGGCCCGGAGTTCCACCGGCTTGGGTTCGGCGCGGCCGTGAGCCAGGGACTGCTGACCGACTACAAGGTCGTTGTGTTGGCGGTTCCCGAAGAGCAGATCGCAAAGCAGTTCCAGCTGACCGAGGGGCAGGCGTATGGAGAGCTGAAGTTGAATGACGTCGGCAAGCTGGTGGGCTGTTGGAACGCGCTGTCGAAGCGTCGCAATCCTTACAGCGATGCGACGTACAGTAGCGATGCTGTGCCGATGAAGCGTGCGGTGGCTTTTGCCAAGGATATTAATGCCTCTAAGCAGATTTCCCAGGAGTTCCCTGAGCTGGTGCGTGTGCATCTGCAGGATCTCACCAACGATGACGAGACCGATAATCTCGAGGTTCAGTGCGAGCATGTGGATGGCTCGATGAATGCTATCGAGCGTGGTGAGGCTCTGGATTGGCTTAAGGATGAGCCGGGGAAGGAGCATCCGGTCTGCCGCATTCTCACCAACGCTAGGTGTCTTTCTGAGGGCGTCGATGTTCCGACTCTCGACGCCGTATTGTTCTTGAATCCGCGTAATTCCCAGGTGGATGTAATCCAAGCCGTGGGCCGTGTGATGCGTAAGGCAGAGGGTAAGGAATTTGGATACATTATCTTGCCCGTTGCGGTTCCTGCGGGTATTGCCCCTGAAGAGGCGCTGAACGATAACGAGCGTTTCAAGGTGGTCTGGCAGGTTCTTCAGGCGATCCGTGCTCATGATGAGCGATTTGACAACACGATTAATTCGATCGAGTACAACAACGCTCGCCCGGAGAACATCTTGGTGGACGTGGTGGATCTTTCTGGCACTCCAGCATCGGGGATGTTCGATGGCTCGGCTCCTGGCGACGAAGATTCGGGTAGTGCTCCAGATCAAGGAACAACGACTCAGGGCACGTTCATCTTCCCGGCTGCTGATTGGAAGGACGCTGTTTATGCGAAGATCGTGAAGAAGGTCGGTACGCGTGAGTATTGGGATGACTGGAGTGCGGATATTGCGGATATCGCTTCGCGTTACATTAACTTGATCGAGAACCTTTTGGAGGAGCCTGAGAATCAGGATGCGTTTAAGGTGTTCGTTGAGTCCCTGCAGGCCACCCTTAATCCTGCGATTGACGCGGCTCAGGCGGTGGAGATGCTGGCTCAGCATCTGATTACCAAACCGCTATTTGACGCGATGTTCCCGGATCAAGAGTTCACTGCGCAAAACCCGGTGAGCATCGCGATGCAGGGAATCGTTGACCGCCTGGCCGCATATACGGTGTTTGAGAAGGAACGTGAGCCGCTGGCTGCGTTCTATGAGACGATGACGGAGAAGATCCGTGGCATCGATAACCTTGCGGGCAAGCAGGACATCATGCGTACGCTTTACGACAAGTTCTTTACGAAGGCGTTCTCACGGATGCAAGACCGTCTCGGTATCGTCTTTACCCCGGTGGAGGTGGTGGACTACATCCTTCATTCCGCTGAGGCAGTTATGCAACGCCACTTCGGCAAGAGCCTTGCCGACGACGGCGTGGCGATTATCGAAACTTTCATGCCACAACGGATACAAACGCGCGCGAACCTCGTTTTAGCGGTTTGA